The region GGCGCAGAGGATGACCACGACCGGCTTCTGAACCGTGGGCTTGGTCGTCGTGCCCATCTTGCCCTTCTTGTGGCAGAGGCCGCAGAGGCACCGGCCCCACTTGAGGACCTCGCCCTCGACCTTGGTCTGAATCCGTTTTTCGATGAATCGTTGCTGCACGGCACTCTCCTTGTTTGTCTAAGTCTCGCCGGGTTCGATCCACTTGTCCAGGCGGGGGGGATGGAACCGCTCGAATCGCTCGAGGAGCCCGTCCACGTCCGGCGAGGTCATCACGAGCGCCCGGTGTTTCTCCTTCACGAACCGCCTGCTCACCATTTCGTCCATGAACGCCAGAAGCGGGTCGAAATAACCCTCAACATTCAAGAAACCGCAAGGCTTTTGATGGAGACCCAACTGCCCCCAGGTGAGGATCTCGAAAATTTCTTCAAGGGTTCCGATCCCGCCGGGCAAGGCGATGAATCCATCGGAGAGGTCGTACATGAGCGTTTTCCGTTCGTGCATGGACTGGACCCGATGGAGCTTGGTCAGGCCCCCGTGCGCGACCTCCTTGGCAAAGAGGGCCTCCGGGATGACGCCGACCACCTCTCCGCCGGCGGCCAGGGCGGCGTCGGCGACGACGCCCATGAGACCCACGTTCCCCCCTCCGTAGACCAGCCGGATCCCGCGGTGCGCAAGCGTCGTCCCCAAGGCCCGCGCCGCGTCCGCAAAGACCGGGCGGTCACCGGGGCTCGAACCGCAAAAGACGCATACAGCGCCGATCATTGAAAAACTCCTTTCAATCGGCGCAGTACCAATGAGAAATGGATCAGAAAATGACTCATTGGTAGACTCCGAATCGGTTTCATTCTAGGGGTTCCTTACCTAGGGAGGTTCCATATGTCCACGCATGAGGTCTTCAACCAGCCCCCTCCCCTCGAGAACCTGAACCTATTCACCTCCGACGCCGCCCTGGTCGACGCGGTCTCGCGCGAGGGCGCTGGGGCCTTCATCGACGATCTGGCCCGTTTCGGCGAACTCCTGGGGAGACCCGAATCGATCCGCCTGGGCTTCGAGGCGAACGAAAATACCCCCGTCCTCAAGACGCATGACCGCTTCGGGAACCGCCTCGACGAAGTGGATTATCATCCTTCCTGGCACGAGCTCATGCGCCTCTCGGTCGAGAACGGGCTGCACAGCGGGCCGTGGAAGACGGACAAACCCGGGAGCCACGTCGCCCGCGCGGCCAAGATGTTCCTCATGAGCCAGGCGGAATTCGGACACCTCTGCCCGATCTCGATGACCTATTCGGTCGTTCCCGCGCTCCGGAAACAACCCGACGTCGCGGCCGAATGGGAAACTCTGATCACCTCCTCCGTCTATGACCGGCGCTTCGTCCCCGCCTCACGCAAGAAGGGCGTGATCCTCGGCATGGGGATGACGGAGAAGCAGGGCGGTTCCGACGTGCGCGCGAACACGACCAGGGCCGTTCCTCAGGGAAAGGGCGGGCCGGGCGGCGAGTACGTCGTCACGGGCCACAAGTGGTTCGTCTCCGCCCCGATGAGCGACGCCTTTCTCATCCTTGCCCAGGCCCCCAAGGGTCTCTCCTGCTTTCTCCTCCCCCGCTGGAAACCGGACGGAACGAAGAACCCCTTTTTCATCCAGCGGCTCAAGAACAAGCTCGGCAACCGCTCGAACGCCTCCGGCGAGGTGGAAATCGACGGCGCCTGGGCGCGGATGGTCGGAGAGGAAGGCCGCGGCGTCCCGACCATCATCGAGATGGTCAACCACACGCGGCTGGATTGCACGATCGGCTCGTCGTCCCTCATGCGGCAGGCGTTGGTCCAGGCCTTGCACCACACCGGCCACCGGAACGCCTTCGGCAAGACGTTGATCGACCAACCCCTCATGCGAAACGTCCTGGCCGACCTGGCCGTCGAGTCCGAGGCGGCGACCCTCCTCGCCATGCGGCTGGCCCACGCCTACGACCACGAAAACGACGGCTTCGAGGACGCCTTCCGCCGGATCGCCACCGCCGTCTCGAAGTATTGGATCTGCAAGCGCGCGCCCTCACACGTCTACGAAGCCCTGGAATGCCTCGGCGGCGGCGGGTTCGTGGAGGAATCCATCCTGCCCAGGCTTTACCGCGAGGCCCCGGTCAATGCCGTCTGGGAAGGGTCCGGAAACGTCATCGCCCTCGACGTCCTGAGGGCGGCGCAGAAGGAGCCTAAAACCCTGGAAGCCTTGATCGCCGAGATCAAGAAGGCTTCGGACATCCGCCTCGACCATCATTTGGACCGCATCTTGAATGCCGCAAAGAAGATTCCGGCCGACGAATCCCTGGCCCGGAGACTGGTCGAAGGTTTGGCCCTGGCCCTTCAGGCCTCGCTCCTCCTTCGCCGCGGACACCCGGCCGTCGCGGAAGCCTTCCTCGCCTCGCGCCTGGGCGGCGACTGGGGCCATGCCTTCGGGACCCTGCCGGCGACGGCGGATCTTGCGGCGATCATCGAACGGGCTCGGCCGAAGGTGGGATGAGGGGGTAACGCAATGGACTACATCGTCAATCGACGCGACATTGATTTCATCCTCAAGGAGCAGATCGGCTACGACAAGGTCCTCGCGCTCCCGCCGTTCAAGGACTTCACGGGAGATATGTTCGACATGATCATCGAACAGGCCCTCAAGTTCGCCCAGCAGGAGGTGGCGCCTCTGAACGCCTCCGGCGACCGCGAGGGCGTGCGCTTCGACGGCAAGTCCGTCACGACGCCCAAGGGCTTCAAGGAGGCCTATCGGAAATACGCCGAGAACGGCTTCATCAGCCTGGACGTCCCGACGACCTACGGGGGGCAGGGCCTGCCGGTGACCGTCATGATGCCCGTTGCGGAATTCATCACGGGCGCCTCGGTGTCCTTCTCGATGTATCCGGGTCTCACGCGCGGCGCGGCGCATTTGATCGAGGTCTTCGGGTCCGAGGATCTCAAGAACCTCTATGTCGCCAAGATGTACGCGGGCGCATGGGCCGGCACGATGTGCCTGACCGAGCCCCAGGCCGGCAGCGCCGTCGGCGACCTGAAGACCGTGGCCGTTCCCCAGCCCGACGGAACCTACAAGATCAAGGGCGGGAAGATCTTCATCTCCTCGGGCGACCACGACCTGACGGAGAACATC is a window of bacterium DNA encoding:
- a CDS encoding TIGR00730 family Rossman fold protein — encoded protein: MIGAVCVFCGSSPGDRPVFADAARALGTTLAHRGIRLVYGGGNVGLMGVVADAALAAGGEVVGVIPEALFAKEVAHGGLTKLHRVQSMHERKTLMYDLSDGFIALPGGIGTLEEIFEILTWGQLGLHQKPCGFLNVEGYFDPLLAFMDEMVSRRFVKEKHRALVMTSPDVDGLLERFERFHPPRLDKWIEPGET
- a CDS encoding isovaleryl-CoA dehydrogenase, which translates into the protein MSTHEVFNQPPPLENLNLFTSDAALVDAVSREGAGAFIDDLARFGELLGRPESIRLGFEANENTPVLKTHDRFGNRLDEVDYHPSWHELMRLSVENGLHSGPWKTDKPGSHVARAAKMFLMSQAEFGHLCPISMTYSVVPALRKQPDVAAEWETLITSSVYDRRFVPASRKKGVILGMGMTEKQGGSDVRANTTRAVPQGKGGPGGEYVVTGHKWFVSAPMSDAFLILAQAPKGLSCFLLPRWKPDGTKNPFFIQRLKNKLGNRSNASGEVEIDGAWARMVGEEGRGVPTIIEMVNHTRLDCTIGSSSLMRQALVQALHHTGHRNAFGKTLIDQPLMRNVLADLAVESEAATLLAMRLAHAYDHENDGFEDAFRRIATAVSKYWICKRAPSHVYEALECLGGGGFVEESILPRLYREAPVNAVWEGSGNVIALDVLRAAQKEPKTLEALIAEIKKASDIRLDHHLDRILNAAKKIPADESLARRLVEGLALALQASLLLRRGHPAVAEAFLASRLGGDWGHAFGTLPATADLAAIIERARPKVG